From Calothrix sp. PCC 6303, a single genomic window includes:
- a CDS encoding effector-associated domain EAD1-containing protein, giving the protein MSLTLKDVIKNGILNQLAASCNDRATANLILNLIDFPGNRQIVFPDNGRVQDYWIHICNEIQSGVLPDGTDGFQSLVDAAADIYPSNPVFRQHRSDSNSNGNDSNQQTSVNTSQTQTASNNNLFRILIQGRDDANNVLASAGVIAPQQSILPENIGLRFSGKGLVLLGLSDCSSQAVASFAARLQTILQSGQNQVEVSVLTEDPQPYIISRIFVEGPDQARFAIEDISSDTTIGEVAKGVMSDAYDPRMFQDSRGRERRVVVDRVSEDGSTERLNYDQTLHEANIQEDDTLSVAPEATAGAIDPRLRQEALARAKNQIMAYAKVHKGFQVSADNHLAPTDYLLRFNAPGFAPPAIPGGEPQPIDEHEVYLALPGGFPMQAPQAFWQTPIFHPNIEPQRGLVCLGDLGDRYRPGLDFGKLCQLLIDIASYQNYAVEEGYNKEAQEWVISELGQIAIEQRGGQSVLRKLIHEVETPPKLNIKRLSE; this is encoded by the coding sequence ATGAGTTTAACGTTAAAGGATGTAATCAAAAATGGAATATTGAACCAATTGGCTGCCTCATGTAACGATAGAGCAACAGCTAATCTTATCCTGAATTTAATTGATTTTCCTGGTAATAGACAAATTGTTTTTCCGGATAACGGCAGAGTGCAAGATTATTGGATCCATATTTGTAATGAAATTCAATCTGGTGTTTTACCTGATGGAACAGATGGCTTTCAATCACTGGTGGATGCTGCTGCGGATATTTATCCTTCTAATCCAGTCTTTCGACAGCATCGTAGTGATTCAAACTCAAATGGCAACGATAGTAACCAACAAACAAGTGTTAACACCTCACAAACACAAACAGCAAGTAATAACAACTTATTCCGCATCTTAATCCAAGGTAGAGATGATGCGAACAATGTTCTTGCATCAGCAGGAGTTATCGCTCCGCAACAAAGCATATTACCCGAAAATATTGGGCTAAGATTTTCAGGGAAAGGTCTTGTTTTACTAGGACTGAGTGACTGTAGTTCTCAAGCAGTAGCATCTTTTGCTGCGAGACTGCAAACCATACTCCAATCTGGACAAAACCAGGTAGAGGTGAGTGTATTAACTGAAGACCCTCAACCTTATATTATTAGCCGTATATTTGTAGAAGGACCCGATCAAGCAAGGTTTGCAATTGAAGATATTAGTTCGGATACCACAATCGGAGAAGTGGCAAAAGGAGTAATGTCAGATGCCTACGACCCTAGAATGTTCCAAGATAGTAGGGGAAGAGAAAGACGGGTTGTAGTCGATCGCGTTAGCGAAGATGGTTCCACAGAACGTCTAAATTACGACCAAACCTTGCATGAAGCGAATATCCAAGAGGATGATACCCTGAGTGTTGCTCCAGAAGCTACTGCTGGCGCGATCGACCCCCGACTTAGACAAGAAGCTTTAGCCCGTGCGAAAAACCAAATTATGGCTTACGCTAAAGTTCATAAGGGTTTTCAGGTTTCTGCCGATAACCATTTAGCACCCACAGATTACTTGTTAAGATTTAATGCCCCAGGGTTTGCACCCCCAGCCATACCTGGAGGGGAACCCCAACCAATAGACGAACATGAAGTTTATCTGGCTTTGCCAGGTGGATTTCCCATGCAAGCACCCCAGGCTTTTTGGCAAACTCCCATATTTCATCCGAATATAGAACCCCAAAGGGGCTTAGTTTGTCTGGGAGATTTAGGCGATCGCTATCGTCCTGGGTTAGATTTTGGTAAGCTGTGCCAACTATTAATTGATATTGCTAGCTACCAGAATTACGCTGTGGAGGAAGGGTACAATAAGGAAGCCCAAGAATGGGTAATTTCTGAGCTAGGTCAAATTGCCATTGAACAGCGAGGTGGGCAGTCTGTCCTACGTAAATTAATCCATGAGGTGGAAACCCCTCCGAAACTTAACATCAAGCGCCTAAGCGAATGA
- a CDS encoding ATP-binding protein — MAKQRIKLVPLVDAEQFQNFLFEDNDSVTLREFLCQCPALSTAPIDDSIMELKLGQLSIAIAQEPPDCPLYRPPGLVIAGGLATNDKQSTNQSTNPTSTATVPAPINSQTQSETKPDTLTTPSDDDFPADISEKDAVKLAYAEQIDSVASFLRTGLSVLVVCEKLVVAHLWQEMARRANLNPIELTVPDEEEGGLMPRSLRQRQLATLKNLINSLKQGDILVIPHLDLLAGGSDTNLPTESRELIELVYKQSDRLILAFVDRSQDIPEVLAARFAVRLLISGVSRTVTYPNGEEKNIGRALVTAEEASHFQDFDPEGLYKNIAGMNPIRLRHAIKYAVQEVAGTEQVPVTRLYQAIRAFKAQTSANFEVPDVSFNDIGGYREVKAELSKALNLMTGSYDLPNEKLRGELIPRGFIFHGPPGTGKTLFAKAIANQLNATIQVVSGPEVTDMYVGESERKVRELFAEARRNAPAVLVFDEFDSIATKRSGRDDGGSRAGNALVAQILTEMDGFRPDVPMLVIGTTNRLDIIDEALLRPSRFKAVTINRPDIQARRAIAQVHAKHFSLDNISPELIEIIATETEGMSGDDIRSLFRDACVGLHCESPPRVPDALRFGELVGLLRKAAIDRNASVAERRTSALDGFRSGERVRPTVAMISLTPQDNL; from the coding sequence ATGGCTAAACAACGCATTAAGCTTGTTCCTCTAGTAGATGCTGAACAGTTCCAAAACTTCCTCTTTGAGGATAACGATTCGGTCACATTACGAGAATTTCTGTGTCAATGCCCTGCCCTGAGTACTGCTCCCATTGATGACAGTATAATGGAACTAAAATTAGGACAATTATCGATCGCGATCGCTCAAGAACCACCAGATTGTCCCCTCTATCGTCCCCCTGGTTTGGTGATTGCTGGAGGATTAGCAACAAATGACAAGCAATCTACTAATCAATCTACTAATCCAACCTCTACAGCAACCGTTCCCGCACCAATAAATTCTCAAACCCAATCAGAAACGAAACCAGACACCCTTACCACACCCTCAGATGATGATTTCCCCGCAGATATTAGCGAAAAGGATGCCGTCAAACTCGCTTATGCCGAACAAATTGACAGTGTTGCCTCTTTCCTGAGAACCGGACTTTCTGTATTAGTAGTCTGTGAAAAGCTAGTTGTTGCTCACCTCTGGCAAGAAATGGCAAGACGAGCCAATCTCAATCCCATTGAATTGACGGTTCCCGACGAGGAAGAAGGAGGTTTAATGCCTCGAAGTCTGCGTCAACGTCAACTAGCTACCCTAAAGAATTTAATTAATTCCCTCAAGCAAGGGGATATTTTAGTGATTCCCCATCTCGATTTACTTGCAGGAGGAAGCGATACTAACTTACCAACCGAATCGAGAGAACTCATTGAACTAGTTTACAAACAAAGCGATCGCCTAATCTTGGCTTTTGTGGATCGCTCCCAAGATATCCCAGAAGTCTTAGCAGCAAGATTCGCTGTCAGGTTGTTGATTAGTGGTGTATCTCGCACTGTCACCTATCCCAATGGGGAAGAAAAAAACATCGGTAGAGCCTTAGTTACAGCCGAAGAAGCCTCACATTTCCAAGATTTTGACCCAGAAGGGCTGTATAAAAATATTGCTGGTATGAATCCAATTCGCCTGCGTCATGCCATTAAATATGCCGTGCAAGAAGTAGCAGGAACCGAGCAAGTACCCGTAACCCGTCTCTATCAAGCAATTAGAGCCTTTAAAGCTCAAACGTCTGCCAATTTTGAAGTTCCCGATGTTAGTTTTAATGATATTGGTGGATATAGGGAAGTCAAGGCAGAACTAAGTAAAGCCTTAAACCTCATGACCGGTTCCTACGATTTACCAAACGAAAAATTACGAGGAGAACTTATCCCCAGAGGTTTTATTTTTCATGGTCCCCCAGGTACTGGTAAAACCCTATTCGCTAAAGCCATTGCTAATCAACTTAACGCGACAATTCAGGTAGTTTCGGGTCCCGAAGTCACAGATATGTACGTTGGTGAAAGCGAACGCAAAGTTAGGGAATTATTTGCCGAAGCTCGACGCAATGCACCAGCAGTTTTAGTATTTGATGAATTTGATTCCATTGCCACCAAGCGATCGGGAAGGGATGATGGGGGAAGTAGGGCAGGAAATGCTTTAGTTGCCCAAATTCTCACGGAAATGGATGGTTTTCGCCCCGACGTACCCATGTTAGTTATTGGTACAACTAACCGTCTTGATATTATTGACGAAGCACTATTACGCCCTAGTAGATTTAAAGCCGTTACCATTAATCGTCCCGATATTCAAGCCAGACGAGCGATCGCCCAAGTCCACGCCAAACATTTTAGTCTTGATAATATATCTCCGGAACTAATAGAAATCATCGCCACAGAAACAGAAGGAATGAGCGGGGATGATATTCGCTCCTTATTCCGAGATGCTTGTGTTGGTTTACATTGCGAGTCACCACCCCGTGTCCCCGATGCTCTTCGCTTTGGGGAATTGGTCGGTTTACTGCGTAAGGCTGCCATAGATCGTAATGCCAGTGTAGCCGAACGCCGCACCTCTGCTTTGGATGGTTTCCGTTCTGGTGAGCGAGTTAGACCAACAGTAGCTATGATTAGCCTAACACCTCAAGATAATCTGTAA
- a CDS encoding SUMF1/EgtB/PvdO family nonheme iron enzyme, with amino-acid sequence MNPTPEEAIQLLQKAAQCYMKAGWLADACRVWEQLGDYQQAAQIYEQQENWQKAAQCYEQAQNWAKAAECYLIGDEPEAAANSWLQAGETLQAAWIWADSLQQVYRTKEELSNFVIQTEIQALEIELITARCHASSGKKRESALILREQLNQILKLVTPSNRHLYTWGLRIAEVIRRPDLTALMYATGYRAKLPNVCKEWEIWALNTLGDATGIPKEEAAEEEPSYEFEVVTVNRKGEIIKREWHKARYFTETLGEGIELEMVYIPGGNFIMGTPDTEKKSNWSQGKEVPQHQVVVQAFYMGKYQVTQAQWQAVAKLPKIERDLNPDPSRFKGENRPVERVSWYDAVEFCGRLSKATGKEYRLPSEAEWEYACRAGTSTPFHYGETITSKLENFAASSYTYAEEPAGEYRRETTPVGSFPPNAFGLYDMHGNVREWCADPWHENYEGAPKDGSVWRENGDDNRSILRGGSWNCSSGSCRSGYRYDYVARDFILNDVGFRVVCVVGRT; translated from the coding sequence ATGAACCCAACCCCAGAGGAAGCAATCCAACTACTACAAAAAGCCGCCCAATGCTACATGAAAGCAGGATGGTTAGCAGATGCATGTCGAGTGTGGGAACAACTAGGAGATTACCAACAAGCAGCGCAAATCTACGAACAACAAGAAAACTGGCAAAAAGCAGCCCAATGTTACGAACAAGCTCAAAATTGGGCAAAAGCAGCCGAGTGTTACCTAATTGGTGATGAACCGGAAGCAGCAGCCAATAGTTGGTTACAAGCCGGAGAAACCCTACAAGCAGCTTGGATATGGGCAGATAGTTTACAGCAGGTATACCGCACCAAAGAGGAATTAAGCAATTTTGTCATTCAAACAGAAATACAAGCATTAGAAATAGAACTAATCACCGCTCGTTGTCATGCAAGCAGTGGGAAAAAACGGGAAAGCGCTTTAATCCTGAGAGAACAACTAAACCAAATCCTGAAACTAGTTACCCCATCCAACAGACACTTATACACCTGGGGATTAAGAATAGCAGAAGTTATTCGCAGACCAGATTTAACAGCATTGATGTACGCCACAGGTTATAGAGCGAAGTTACCCAACGTCTGCAAAGAATGGGAAATATGGGCATTAAATACCCTGGGAGATGCAACAGGAATACCAAAAGAAGAAGCAGCAGAAGAAGAACCAAGCTACGAATTTGAAGTAGTTACCGTTAACCGTAAGGGAGAAATAATTAAGCGAGAATGGCACAAAGCCAGATATTTCACAGAAACCTTGGGAGAGGGGATTGAATTAGAAATGGTGTATATCCCAGGGGGAAACTTCATCATGGGTACACCAGATACGGAGAAAAAATCAAACTGGAGTCAAGGGAAGGAAGTACCTCAGCATCAAGTGGTAGTGCAAGCCTTTTACATGGGGAAATACCAAGTAACCCAAGCCCAATGGCAAGCAGTGGCGAAATTGCCGAAAATCGAGCGAGATTTAAATCCAGACCCATCTAGATTTAAAGGAGAGAATCGCCCAGTAGAGCGCGTATCTTGGTACGATGCAGTAGAATTTTGTGGGCGGTTATCAAAAGCAACGGGAAAGGAATACCGATTACCCAGCGAAGCCGAATGGGAATATGCATGTCGAGCCGGAACAAGCACACCATTTCACTATGGGGAGACAATAACCAGCAAACTAGAGAATTTCGCTGCAAGTAGCTACACCTACGCAGAGGAGCCAGCAGGGGAATATCGAAGAGAAACCACACCAGTAGGAAGTTTCCCCCCTAATGCCTTTGGCTTATACGACATGCATGGGAATGTGCGTGAATGGTGTGCAGACCCTTGGCATGAGAATTATGAAGGAGCGCCAAAGGATGGAAGTGTGTGGCGAGAGAATGGAGATGATAATCGTTCTATTCTGCGGGGCGGTTCGTGGAACTGCAGTTCTGGGAGTTGCCGCTCTGGGTACCGCTACGACTATGTTGCGCGCGACTTCATCCTCAATGATGTGGGTTTTCGTGTGGTGTGTGTGGTTGGGAGGACTTAG
- a CDS encoding formylglycine-generating enzyme family protein, producing the protein MSETPEELTSIQLLQKAAQCYMKAGWFADACRVWEQLGEYHQAAQIYEQQENWQKAAQCYEQAQNWAKAAECYLIGDEPEAAANSWLQAGETLQAAWIWADSLQQVYRTKGELSNFIAQTEIQALEIELITARCHASSGKKRESALILREQLNQILKLVTPSQRHLYTWGLRIAEVIRRPDLTALMYATGYRAKLPNVCKEWEIWALATMGDATGIPKEEAAEEEPSYEFEVVTVNRKGEIIKRVWHQARYFREPLAEGIELEMVYIPGGSFMMGSPEDEKDSLNRERPQHQVTVPAFYMGKYQVTQAQWQAVAKLPKIERDLNPEPSRFKGENRPVEQVSWYDAVEFCARLSKATGKEYRLPSEAEWEYACRAGTSTPFHYGETITSELANYAAHRNTYAEEPVGEYRRKTTPVGSFPPNAFGLYDMHGNVEEWCADPWHENYEGAPKDGSVWLESDNNNRYLLRGGSWFDVSRLCRSGYRYNYLTRNYIYDYVGFRVVCVVGRT; encoded by the coding sequence GTGAGCGAAACCCCAGAGGAACTAACATCAATCCAACTGCTACAAAAAGCCGCCCAATGCTACATGAAAGCGGGATGGTTTGCAGATGCATGTCGAGTATGGGAGCAACTAGGGGAATATCACCAAGCAGCGCAAATCTACGAACAACAAGAAAACTGGCAAAAAGCAGCCCAATGTTATGAACAAGCACAAAATTGGGCAAAAGCAGCCGAGTGTTACCTAATTGGTGATGAACCGGAAGCAGCAGCCAATAGTTGGTTACAAGCAGGAGAAACCCTACAAGCAGCTTGGATATGGGCAGATAGTTTACAGCAGGTATACCGCACCAAAGGGGAATTAAGCAACTTTATCGCGCAAACAGAAATACAAGCATTAGAAATAGAACTCATAACAGCCCGTTGTCACGCAAGTAGTGGGAAAAAACGAGAAAGTGCCCTAATCCTGAGAGAACAACTCAACCAAATATTGAAACTAGTTACCCCATCCCAGAGACATCTATACACCTGGGGATTAAGAATAGCAGAAGTAATCAGAAGACCAGATTTAACAGCATTGATGTACGCCACAGGTTATAGAGCGAAGTTACCCAACGTCTGCAAAGAATGGGAAATATGGGCACTTGCAACAATGGGAGATGCGACAGGAATACCGAAGGAAGAAGCAGCAGAGGAAGAGCCGAGTTATGAATTTGAAGTAGTCACAGTTAACCGCAAGGGAGAAATCATCAAGCGAGTATGGCACCAAGCTAGATATTTCCGTGAACCCTTAGCAGAGGGGATTGAATTAGAAATGGTGTACATCCCAGGGGGAAGCTTCATGATGGGTTCACCAGAGGATGAGAAAGATAGTTTAAACAGAGAAAGACCCCAGCATCAAGTGACAGTACCAGCATTTTACATGGGGAAATACCAAGTCACCCAAGCACAATGGCAAGCAGTAGCGAAATTGCCAAAAATCGAACGAGATTTAAACCCAGAACCATCTAGATTTAAAGGAGAGAATCGCCCAGTAGAGCAGGTATCTTGGTACGATGCAGTAGAATTTTGTGCGCGGTTATCAAAAGCGACAGGAAAGGAATACAGATTACCCAGCGAAGCGGAATGGGAATATGCATGTCGAGCCGGAACAAGCACACCATTTCACTATGGGGAGACAATAACCAGCGAATTAGCTAATTATGCTGCACATCGTAATACCTATGCAGAGGAACCAGTAGGGGAATATCGACGAAAAACCACTCCTGTTGGTAGTTTCCCCCCTAATGCCTTTGGATTATACGATATGCATGGGAATGTTGAGGAATGGTGTGCAGATCCCTGGCATGAGAATTATGAAGGAGCGCCAAAGGATGGAAGTGTATGGCTGGAGAGTGATAACAATAATCGTTATCTTCTGCGGGGCGGTTCGTGGTTCGACGTTTCTAGGCTTTGCCGCTCTGGTTACCGCTACAACTATCTTACGCGCAACTACATCTACGATTATGTGGGTTTTCGTGTGGTGTGTGTGGTTGGGAGGACTTAG
- a CDS encoding AAA family ATPase, which produces MAWSQDVQNTIKRLNSVKRNLKGLFTGRDQAIDLLVLATVCQEHLLLIGSPGTAKTAIINRYTNLIDAQEFSYLLTRFTEPTELFGPLDVAAFQQGTYHICTQGMLPEAQIVFLDEVFQGSSAILNSLLTILNERRFYNGSQRQPVPLICLIGASNNLPDDPALSAFADRFVLRLEVNKVEDNQIDELLEQGWELERERIEAAKRAMANQVPSKELATVKLNDILHLHTRLAEVNLTRVRPEYGKLVRELRAEGIDFSDRRVVKGLKLIAGATLLRGAESAEIADFWCLFHLWEQREEADVLKTVLNTHLEEAGIESVEISRPVAEIIMDLETIAAQEPLLSSESAVGAHLMALNKLRQELISNHPQDIDARKRVETVIQQGLQLLEVRS; this is translated from the coding sequence ATGGCTTGGTCGCAGGATGTCCAAAATACTATCAAACGCCTAAACAGTGTTAAACGCAATCTTAAGGGTTTATTCACAGGGCGAGATCAGGCAATTGACTTATTGGTATTAGCTACAGTTTGTCAAGAGCATTTATTACTAATTGGTTCTCCTGGAACCGCTAAAACGGCAATTATCAACCGCTATACCAATCTGATTGACGCTCAAGAATTTTCTTACTTATTAACTCGCTTTACCGAACCAACGGAACTTTTTGGTCCTTTGGATGTTGCAGCCTTCCAGCAGGGTACTTATCATATTTGTACCCAAGGTATGCTCCCAGAAGCACAAATTGTCTTTCTTGACGAAGTATTCCAAGGTAGCAGCGCTATCTTAAATTCCCTCTTAACCATCCTCAACGAACGCAGATTTTACAACGGTTCCCAACGTCAACCCGTGCCATTAATTTGTTTAATTGGTGCTTCTAACAACTTACCCGATGACCCAGCCTTAAGTGCCTTTGCCGATCGATTTGTGCTACGTTTGGAGGTCAATAAAGTAGAAGATAACCAAATTGATGAACTTTTGGAACAAGGTTGGGAGTTAGAACGGGAGCGAATTGAAGCGGCTAAACGAGCAATGGCAAATCAGGTTCCCAGTAAAGAATTGGCAACTGTAAAACTTAACGATATTCTCCATCTGCATACAAGATTAGCGGAAGTTAATTTAACTCGTGTTCGACCGGAATATGGGAAATTAGTGCGAGAATTGCGAGCCGAAGGCATTGATTTTTCCGATCGTCGAGTCGTCAAGGGATTAAAATTAATTGCTGGGGCAACTTTATTACGTGGTGCAGAATCAGCCGAAATTGCCGATTTTTGGTGTTTATTTCACCTTTGGGAGCAACGAGAAGAAGCAGACGTTCTCAAAACAGTTTTAAATACACACCTTGAAGAAGCGGGTATTGAATCCGTGGAAATATCCCGACCTGTAGCAGAAATTATCATGGATTTAGAGACAATAGCAGCCCAAGAACCCCTGTTATCCTCAGAATCTGCAGTCGGCGCTCACCTGATGGCACTTAACAAACTTAGACAAGAACTAATCAGCAACCATCCCCAAGATATAGATGCCCGCAAACGAGTTGAAACAGTCATTCAGCAGGGATTACAACTATTAGAAGTAAGGAGTTAA
- a CDS encoding JAB N-terminal domain-containing protein, with product MTIGLDYRIELYRGENRKFFGSIPFLPIVRESLERLLGHSLLLESIQIIILQVPEEPLWMESPIIENLVPEFGYTYIRVYQGNFLIYQHPHRFYDVVTQTLQTTLSNQYPEETWWGFRVDIPGIPQIAAANLQPQASTLYSNLYSKTQLSERLQSESLQIRQQPQEVKPSFKIRRLEEEEPAIKTLADFGSISEPTQHIDEFNPRINQTPVKIVLTRSLYEELCHQRPLSRQVEEGGFLIGKVYRDGDAEDTYLLQVTNALTANHTGASFLHLTFTGDSFVEVKRTLNQNHPGERLLGWYHTHLFPATQSFGLSSIDVHLHFSTFTISWQLAGLINIDGNKRTLRFYARQGNKMVLCPYWVIDERD from the coding sequence ATGACTATAGGATTGGACTATAGGATTGAATTATACCGAGGGGAAAACCGCAAATTCTTCGGAAGCATCCCATTTTTACCAATTGTGCGAGAGTCATTAGAACGCTTACTGGGACATTCTTTACTTTTAGAATCGATTCAAATTATTATCCTCCAAGTACCCGAAGAACCCTTATGGATGGAATCGCCAATTATAGAAAATTTGGTTCCTGAATTTGGGTATACTTACATCAGGGTGTATCAGGGAAACTTTCTTATTTACCAACATCCCCATCGCTTTTATGATGTTGTCACTCAAACTTTACAAACGACATTGAGCAATCAGTACCCAGAGGAAACTTGGTGGGGTTTTCGGGTTGATATACCGGGAATTCCCCAGATTGCAGCAGCTAATTTACAACCTCAAGCTTCAACCTTATATTCAAACTTATATTCAAAAACACAACTTTCAGAACGTTTACAATCAGAAAGTTTACAGATTCGTCAGCAACCACAGGAAGTAAAACCCAGTTTTAAAATTCGTCGTCTAGAGGAAGAAGAGCCTGCGATTAAAACCCTAGCTGATTTTGGCTCCATATCTGAGCCTACCCAACACATTGACGAATTTAATCCCAGAATTAACCAAACACCAGTCAAAATAGTTTTAACGCGATCGCTCTACGAAGAGTTATGTCATCAACGTCCCCTATCCCGTCAAGTGGAGGAAGGTGGCTTTTTGATTGGTAAAGTCTACCGAGATGGAGATGCAGAGGATACTTATTTACTACAGGTAACAAATGCCTTGACAGCCAATCATACAGGAGCCTCTTTTCTGCATTTAACTTTTACTGGCGATTCCTTTGTAGAAGTCAAGCGCACATTAAACCAAAACCATCCCGGAGAAAGGCTTTTAGGTTGGTATCACACCCATTTATTTCCAGCAACACAGAGTTTTGGCTTGTCTTCCATTGATGTGCATCTGCACTTTAGTACTTTTACCATCTCCTGGCAATTAGCAGGATTAATTAATATAGATGGTAACAAACGTACCTTGCGTTTTTATGCCCGTCAGGGAAATAAAATGGTTCTTTGTCCTTACTGGGTGATAGATGAGCGCGACTAA
- a CDS encoding trypsin-like peptidase domain-containing protein, with the protein MTQIQKPVTMTVQLSTPDFQRIIKIVSNLPGFGTTVYERRRFVEGAFGGEAKANTILVQLNLDGLPMNVAVELVNFLCKFGQVAYGKEALGVFLNYIQLYTGEEDTSFIQDVFQRYPLDTPASPNNLIDRWRGTDNLADIKEKIIGEDTLRHINILEMALDAARAVVLIDGNKKGTGFMISPNLLMTNNHVIASQEEAQKAEYIFNYQLDKNGKETPITIVNALAKGDFYTNAKLDFTVLTLKNVPDFGNHLKLKNQRTQKDKRVAIIQHPGGHLKKISIQNNLVAYADNQDVQYTTTTLPGSSGSPVFDDDFQVIAIHHSGGMLLEPNTTTKYLRNGGTSMMAVLKDLQTNASDIYAQLQG; encoded by the coding sequence ATGACTCAAATACAAAAACCAGTAACTATGACCGTTCAATTATCTACACCTGATTTTCAACGCATCATCAAGATAGTTTCTAATTTACCCGGGTTTGGCACTACCGTGTATGAGCGTCGTCGTTTCGTCGAAGGTGCTTTCGGAGGTGAAGCTAAAGCTAATACCATTTTAGTTCAATTAAATTTAGATGGTCTACCGATGAATGTGGCGGTAGAATTAGTAAATTTTCTTTGTAAATTTGGACAAGTCGCCTATGGCAAAGAAGCTTTAGGAGTTTTTCTTAATTATATTCAACTCTATACGGGGGAGGAAGATACTTCTTTTATTCAAGATGTATTTCAAAGATATCCTCTGGATACTCCAGCTAGTCCTAACAACTTAATTGATCGCTGGCGGGGAACTGATAATCTAGCTGATATTAAAGAAAAAATCATTGGCGAAGATACATTACGCCACATTAATATTCTAGAAATGGCACTTGATGCAGCTAGAGCTGTTGTGCTAATTGATGGCAATAAAAAAGGTACGGGTTTTATGATTAGCCCAAATTTATTGATGACCAATAATCATGTTATTGCCAGTCAAGAAGAAGCCCAAAAAGCTGAATATATTTTTAATTATCAATTAGATAAAAATGGTAAAGAAACTCCGATTACTATAGTTAACGCCTTAGCTAAGGGTGATTTTTATACAAATGCAAAATTAGATTTTACAGTTTTAACACTGAAGAATGTTCCTGATTTTGGCAATCATTTAAAACTCAAGAACCAACGAACACAGAAAGATAAACGAGTCGCAATTATTCAGCATCCTGGTGGACATTTAAAAAAAATCTCCATCCAAAATAATCTAGTTGCTTATGCTGATAATCAAGATGTGCAATATACCACTACCACTCTACCTGGTTCCTCTGGCTCGCCCGTGTTTGATGATGATTTTCAAGTGATTGCCATTCATCATAGTGGAGGAATGCTACTAGAGCCAAATACAACTACCAAATATTTACGCAATGGGGGTACAAGTATGATGGCTGTACTCAAAGATTTGCAGACGAATGCATCTGATATCTATGCACAGTTGCAAGGATAA
- a CDS encoding effector-associated domain EAD1-containing protein, protein MLKLDSSIIQELVEILTPYMINDRDRHSLLIAALGNNATVLQQITWSGAVATFIPDMAYKLVSYGEIAPGKQALWVLLDYVRSQRVGLDVQQRIDKLLDRLTVSHPPDPQPVIKNLQFLIKNKILQEFATTCNNQENADMLLDTIDFPGHLRPMFPQTGTALGYWQSICRQIQNGVLPGGNDLQLLVDAAAEIFPANSIFQQYRS, encoded by the coding sequence ATGCTGAAATTAGATAGTAGTATTATTCAAGAGTTGGTAGAAATCCTGACACCTTATATGATTAACGATCGCGATCGCCATTCCTTGTTGATTGCGGCTTTGGGTAATAACGCAACTGTACTACAACAGATTACTTGGAGTGGTGCAGTCGCAACTTTCATTCCAGATATGGCGTACAAACTCGTGTCCTATGGGGAAATTGCACCGGGAAAACAAGCTCTTTGGGTACTGTTGGATTATGTGCGATCGCAACGAGTGGGTCTAGATGTGCAGCAACGTATCGATAAATTACTCGATCGGCTAACGGTGAGTCATCCTCCAGACCCTCAGCCAGTTATAAAGAATTTACAGTTTTTAATCAAAAATAAAATACTCCAAGAATTTGCAACTACTTGTAATAATCAAGAAAATGCAGATATGTTGTTAGACACAATTGATTTTCCCGGTCACTTGCGTCCGATGTTTCCCCAAACTGGTACAGCATTGGGTTATTGGCAAAGCATTTGTCGGCAGATTCAAAACGGTGTTTTACCTGGCGGAAATGATTTACAATTACTTGTGGATGCGGCTGCGGAGATTTTTCCAGCTAATTCAATTTTTCAGCAATATCGTAGTTAA